The Shewanella sp. MTB7 genome includes a window with the following:
- a CDS encoding tectonin domain-containing protein — MNLNTKALLSLLLLAGLTASVQAAIKPYPAGLIMRGKYDGTKCELPRGNMAAGYCQVYWKDIEPTKGQFNWSVIDNAITAAQTHNTNNGVSNKDGYKVMIRIRTGVYAPDWVKNDPDVGKITWYFKNTTANQTHQLPLFWNDAYQDHYENLMTEAASRYDDNDSLGGVAASMCMTVHSEIMWNRTGRKEVRSTNMTAMRGLGQQKRYTNNRDYACLQRQIQIHADNWQNTPTLFGSHLYQVYDYNTGGKTANYNKTKQLFNECRSNTKLGKRCVLGNNSLRHDEVNNDGSVNQLLFEVAQAGDPVYFQTNVFNGDSNSKDFFGINELEGAMNNAANWGAIAVEMPMYWDCSDHFNKSGCTVETINQRQNEFHNYQARLKNNFRPADGTDTNRYVRTRHDISHNSWMYNSGALDQLSSTSDGEVWGLSGQTIWFRPSQHSPWQQINGGLSYIQVAGKGRVVGVNSNGGLYQRNRTNNSWSALGPPPLNSGEKLVTVDTTDDGVLWATTSNNRIFKRSASGNWSKISGGLKQVSVNDGGSEVWGINPNNYIYRWNGSNWTNIGGTLKQISAGTNGNVWGVNINNTVYRRDGNSWQSVGSMKSVAAR; from the coding sequence ATGAATCTCAACACCAAAGCACTGCTTTCATTGCTACTGTTGGCAGGTTTAACTGCGTCAGTCCAAGCGGCGATAAAACCCTATCCGGCAGGGTTAATTATGCGCGGAAAATATGATGGCACAAAATGTGAACTGCCTCGAGGCAATATGGCTGCAGGTTACTGCCAAGTTTACTGGAAAGATATTGAGCCAACAAAGGGACAATTTAACTGGAGCGTGATTGATAACGCCATCACAGCAGCCCAAACTCATAACACTAACAATGGTGTCTCCAACAAAGACGGCTACAAGGTGATGATCCGTATCCGTACTGGAGTCTATGCACCAGATTGGGTAAAAAACGATCCCGACGTAGGCAAAATCACTTGGTACTTTAAAAACACTACCGCTAATCAAACTCACCAACTGCCATTATTCTGGAATGATGCATACCAAGATCACTATGAAAATCTGATGACTGAAGCAGCCAGTCGATACGATGACAATGACTCTTTAGGCGGCGTGGCAGCCTCCATGTGTATGACAGTACATAGCGAAATCATGTGGAACCGTACTGGCCGTAAGGAGGTGCGTTCCACTAATATGACCGCCATGCGGGGTTTAGGGCAACAAAAACGCTACACCAATAATCGAGATTACGCCTGCCTACAGCGTCAAATACAGATCCACGCTGATAACTGGCAAAATACGCCAACTCTGTTTGGCAGCCACCTATATCAGGTTTACGACTACAACACAGGCGGAAAAACAGCCAACTACAACAAGACCAAACAGCTATTTAATGAGTGCCGTTCAAACACAAAATTAGGTAAACGTTGCGTGCTGGGCAATAACAGCCTTCGTCATGATGAAGTCAACAACGATGGTTCTGTCAACCAATTGCTGTTTGAGGTTGCCCAGGCTGGTGATCCGGTCTATTTCCAAACCAATGTATTTAATGGTGATAGCAACAGCAAGGACTTCTTTGGCATCAACGAACTAGAAGGTGCCATGAACAATGCAGCTAACTGGGGCGCTATTGCAGTAGAGATGCCCATGTACTGGGATTGCAGCGATCATTTCAACAAAAGTGGCTGCACCGTAGAAACCATCAATCAACGTCAGAATGAGTTCCACAATTATCAAGCCAGATTGAAGAACAACTTCCGCCCAGCAGATGGCACTGATACCAATCGCTATGTTCGTACTCGCCACGATATTTCACACAACAGTTGGATGTATAACTCCGGCGCTTTGGATCAACTCTCCTCCACCAGCGATGGTGAAGTGTGGGGACTTTCTGGGCAAACCATTTGGTTCCGTCCTAGTCAACATAGCCCTTGGCAACAAATCAACGGCGGACTGAGCTATATTCAGGTTGCAGGGAAAGGCCGCGTTGTTGGAGTAAACAGTAACGGAGGTCTCTATCAAAGAAATCGTACCAACAACAGCTGGTCAGCTCTTGGCCCCCCACCTCTTAACAGTGGTGAAAAGCTGGTTACTGTGGATACTACAGATGACGGTGTGTTGTGGGCTACCACCTCAAATAACCGTATTTTCAAGCGCAGTGCATCTGGGAACTGGTCGAAAATTTCTGGCGGCCTAAAACAGGTGTCAGTAAATGATGGTGGCAGCGAAGTTTGGGGGATCAACCCCAATAATTACATCTACCGCTGGAATGGCTCAAACTGGACCAATATCGGTGGTACTCTAAAGCAGATCTCTGCTGGTACAAACGGCAATGTCTGGGGTGTGAACATTAACAACACAGTCTATCGCCGTGACGGCAACAGCTGGCAGTCTGTGGGCAGTATGAAGTCAGTGGCTGCTAGGTAA
- a CDS encoding beta-galactosidase has protein sequence MNLNTKALLSLLLLAGLGVSAQAAIKPYPAGFIMRGHYDGTKCETPRGNMAAGYCQVYWKDIEPVKGQFNWSVIDNAITAAQNHNASIGVSNKDGYKVMIRIRTGISSPDWVKNDANVGKITWYFKNTSRKQTHQLPLFWNSPYQDHYEDLMQAAASRYDNNDSIGGVAASMCMTVHSEIMWNRTGRKEVRPANMSTMRGLGDKRYTNEKDYACLQRQIQIHADHWQSTPSLFGSHLYQVYNYKNGGKTSDYNKTKQLFNECRSSTKLGKRCVLGNNSLRHDEVNNDGSINQLLFEVAQEGHPVYFQTNVFKSDRKKLFGIEELKGAMNNAANWGAIGVELPMYWDCSDYFNKSGCTTAITDQRQKEFHNYQVRLRNNYRPVKTEEEATEASSKDKARP, from the coding sequence ATGAATTTAAACACTAAAGCGCTGCTTTCACTACTGCTACTAGCAGGTTTGGGTGTTTCAGCTCAGGCTGCAATCAAGCCCTACCCAGCCGGGTTTATCATGCGGGGACATTATGATGGCACTAAGTGTGAAACACCAAGAGGCAATATGGCCGCTGGTTACTGCCAAGTTTATTGGAAAGATATTGAACCGGTTAAGGGTCAATTTAACTGGAGCGTGATTGATAATGCCATCACGGCAGCCCAAAACCACAACGCTAGTATAGGCGTGTCCAACAAAGATGGTTACAAAGTGATGATCCGTATCCGAACGGGAATTTCATCACCTGACTGGGTAAAGAACGACGCAAATGTTGGTAAGATTACTTGGTATTTTAAGAACACTAGTCGCAAACAAACTCACCAACTACCGCTGTTTTGGAACTCACCTTACCAAGATCATTACGAAGATCTGATGCAAGCAGCAGCCAGTCGATACGATAACAATGACTCAATCGGTGGTGTGGCAGCCTCCATGTGTATGACGGTTCACAGTGAAATTATGTGGAATCGTACTGGCCGAAAGGAAGTACGACCCGCCAATATGTCTACCATGCGGGGATTGGGGGATAAGCGCTACACCAATGAAAAGGACTATGCGTGTCTACAGCGCCAAATACAGATCCATGCAGACCATTGGCAGAGCACACCGAGCCTGTTTGGTAGTCATCTATATCAAGTTTACAACTACAAAAACGGTGGCAAAACCAGTGACTACAACAAGACTAAACAGCTTTTCAATGAATGTCGTTCAAGTACCAAGTTAGGTAAACGCTGTGTGCTAGGTAACAACAGTTTGCGTCACGATGAAGTTAATAATGACGGCTCTATCAATCAGTTACTATTTGAAGTTGCTCAAGAAGGGCATCCTGTCTATTTCCAAACCAATGTATTTAAGAGTGACCGCAAAAAACTCTTTGGTATCGAAGAGCTCAAGGGAGCCATGAACAATGCAGCTAACTGGGGCGCTATTGGGGTAGAGCTCCCTATGTACTGGGATTGCAGCGACTATTTTAATAAAAGCGGTTGTACTACAGCCATCACCGACCAACGCCAGAAAGAGTTCCACAATTACCAAGTTAGATTAAGGAACAACTACCGCCCAGTAAAAACTGAGGAAGAAGCTACAGAAGCCAGCAGTAAAGATAAAGCACGGCCATAA
- a CDS encoding M14 family metallopeptidase, which produces MNMRLTPRSIITLLSITAITASSSTSTFANTSDATTATDDTPKIAIPQIASTYINDAILPPAIEWHGKSETLLLNADNEWATPFEKNGLKTSPSYDETFIWLDKLIAQSDKLKKVSLGKSPQGRDIWMIIASKEGAGTPEALAENDKPSVLVQAGIHSGEIDGKDAGMMLLRDMVIGDKGALLDKVNLLFVPIFSVDGHERSTQYNRVNQRGPLNMGWRTTANNLNLNRDYAKADTLEMQHMLTAINAWQPDLYVDVHVTDGIDYQYDVTFGYNLPQGLSPASYAWLEKSYRPAIESALTSQGHIPGPLVFAIDNTDITQGMSLWNAGPRFSNGYGDARHLPTVLIENHSLKPFKQRVLGTYVMLESTLKTVGEQATKLKSAIRKDKFSYSPMVTLTWKEHQQAKGWDFKGIDYQLETSKISGNEIVRWTGEPKLYPNLPVIGNTVADIRVKRPSAYYIPSQWTQVLERLEIHGIRLTRLEQPVELTLEQYQFTQAEFGAKDYEGRQRVDAQVTKQPIKTTLPTGTVKLDTKQPLGDLAILLLEPQSPDSLFQWGLFNPIFTRTEYIENYAVEPLAAQMLKDNPALQTEFDLALEDPLFATNPKARLRWFYERSPYYDNQYMKYPVLRQN; this is translated from the coding sequence ATGAATATGCGTTTAACTCCCCGATCAATTATCACTCTACTTTCAATAACCGCGATAACTGCAAGTAGCTCCACTAGCACGTTTGCCAACACAAGTGATGCCACAACAGCGACAGATGACACACCTAAAATAGCTATTCCACAAATTGCGAGCACTTACATCAACGATGCCATATTGCCACCAGCTATCGAATGGCATGGCAAAAGTGAAACACTGCTCCTCAACGCAGATAACGAATGGGCTACCCCATTTGAAAAGAACGGCCTTAAGACAAGCCCAAGTTATGACGAAACCTTTATCTGGCTCGATAAACTCATCGCTCAAAGTGATAAGCTGAAAAAAGTCAGTTTAGGGAAAAGTCCTCAAGGGCGAGATATCTGGATGATCATCGCCTCAAAAGAGGGGGCTGGAACGCCGGAAGCTTTAGCTGAAAATGATAAACCCAGTGTACTGGTGCAGGCGGGGATCCATTCCGGTGAAATTGACGGTAAAGACGCAGGTATGATGTTACTGCGAGATATGGTTATTGGCGATAAAGGCGCACTACTGGACAAGGTAAACCTGTTATTTGTACCTATCTTCAGTGTCGATGGCCATGAACGATCGACACAATATAATCGTGTTAATCAACGAGGTCCGTTAAACATGGGCTGGCGCACTACGGCCAACAATCTCAACTTAAACCGAGATTACGCTAAAGCTGATACCTTAGAGATGCAGCACATGTTGACCGCCATTAACGCTTGGCAACCAGACCTGTATGTCGATGTGCATGTCACCGATGGCATCGATTATCAATATGATGTCACCTTTGGTTATAACTTGCCTCAGGGATTGAGTCCGGCCAGTTATGCTTGGCTCGAGAAGAGCTACCGCCCGGCAATCGAGTCGGCACTCACATCTCAAGGTCATATCCCCGGCCCTTTAGTATTTGCCATAGATAACACGGATATCACGCAGGGCATGTCACTTTGGAATGCCGGTCCACGTTTCTCAAACGGTTATGGTGATGCACGTCACCTGCCCACTGTCCTTATCGAAAACCACAGCTTAAAACCCTTTAAGCAGAGGGTATTGGGTACCTATGTGATGTTGGAGTCGACACTTAAAACCGTGGGGGAACAAGCCACTAAACTTAAATCCGCCATACGCAAGGACAAGTTCAGTTACTCTCCTATGGTGACCTTAACTTGGAAAGAGCATCAACAAGCCAAAGGGTGGGACTTTAAGGGAATAGATTATCAATTAGAAACAAGCAAAATAAGTGGCAATGAGATAGTACGTTGGACTGGCGAACCTAAGCTGTACCCTAATCTCCCTGTTATAGGTAACACAGTCGCTGATATCCGTGTAAAAAGACCTAGTGCCTATTACATCCCCTCTCAATGGACGCAAGTGTTAGAACGATTAGAGATCCATGGCATTCGTCTAACTCGTCTTGAACAACCCGTTGAACTCACTTTAGAGCAGTACCAATTTACTCAAGCAGAGTTTGGCGCTAAAGATTACGAAGGCCGTCAGCGTGTCGATGCTCAAGTCACTAAACAGCCGATAAAGACCACTCTGCCAACGGGTACCGTCAAACTTGATACTAAACAGCCATTAGGGGATCTGGCTATCTTACTACTGGAGCCACAATCACCTGACTCACTGTTTCAATGGGGACTATTTAACCCAATTTTCACCCGAACTGAGTATATCGAAAACTATGCAGTAGAACCTTTGGCAGCACAGATGCTTAAGGATAACCCAGCCCTACAGACCGAGT